In the Sulfobacillus thermosulfidooxidans DSM 9293 genome, GGGCATCCCACTGCCTGTGAAAGCGGGTTATCATGTGGGACGCGGGGTGCCCGATGTGGCGTTGAATGCCGATCCGGATACGGGCTACGCGGTGTTTTTTCAAGGGATGTGGACCGTAGTGGGAGGAACATCGGTGGCTTCTCCCATTTGGGCGGCTATTACGGCGCTGATTAATCAAAATCGGGTCCAGGCAGGGAAATCTCTTATAGGGTATATGAATCCCAGACTTTATGGGATCGATCATGCCTCCACTTTTCACGATATTACCGTGGGGAATAATTCTTATGACGGGGTAACAGGTTATGATTGCACGCCGGGATGGGATGCTGTGACGGGATGGGGAAGTCCTATCGTGGTGTCTTTGGTAAAGAGCTTGTCTTAACAGGGCAAGCTTTTTTCATGCGGCAAAACATAATAATATGATTATGAATATATCAATGAGAGGAGCGGGACCAATGACCACCGAAGAGGTCAGTATCTTGTTTAAAGCGTTGAGTGATCAAACAAGGCTACGCATGGTCACCTTACTTTCCCGCCGGGAGTATTGCAACTGCGAATTTGTGTCTATTTTCGGGATTTCCCAACCGGCTATCTCTCGCCATATTGCCCGTCTCAAAGAGGCCCGTTTAATCCATGAAAGACGGCCGGGACAATGGATTTATTATTCCTTGAATCCGTCAACGTGGGATCGTCTGCCATCC is a window encoding:
- a CDS encoding ArsR/SmtB family transcription factor encodes the protein MTTEEVSILFKALSDQTRLRMVTLLSRREYCNCEFVSIFGISQPAISRHIARLKEARLIHERRPGQWIYYSLNPSTWDRLPSFSQILEDLGQHDAVILRTVDQAPGCPVPDHERH